Proteins from one Fragaria vesca subsp. vesca linkage group LG6, FraVesHawaii_1.0, whole genome shotgun sequence genomic window:
- the LOC101304590 gene encoding TPR repeat-containing thioredoxin TTL4-like — MANLKYRKGYFKEAVPLYDKAIALCPQNAIYHTNKAAALISLGRFTESVEECLKAIKCDPSCSRAHYRLGTLFTRFGQVDDARWHFMLSDKNIGSETMQRLSRIEAHYVNTNKARKVKDWGGVLRESTLCIEAGVDASNQLVALKAEALFKLQRVEEAFELVNAASHSEESRVTKPRKGTACLLIIETKLHLYLGRFEKGVKSAEKAVDMDSTGKSLKWLKKARGAAEARKCGNDYYKDKKYLEACTMFGQGLQYVPTNNVLLCDRAACRSKLGQWKMAIDDCNAALRERPNFHKALLWRAHSYARLRRWKDSLKDYSALSKEFPGDEFIASSLDQVKKELKARAHGRFSSLEPIMETYIY; from the exons ATGGCCAATTTGAAATATAGAAAGGGATACTTTAAGGAGGCAGTACCCTTGTATGATAAGGCCATTGCGTTGTGCCCTCAGAATGCTATTTACCATACCAATAAGGCTGCAGCATTGATCAGCCTTGGTAGATTCACTGAATCTGTGGAAGAGTGCCTAAAGGCAATCAAATGTGATCCATCATGCTCTCGTGCCCATTATAGGCTTGGAACTCTTTTTACTAG GTTTGGTCAAGTTGATGATGCAAGATGGCATTTCATGTTATCTGATAAGAATATTGGCTCAGAAACTATGCAGCGTCTATCACGTATTGAAGCTCATTATGTAAATACTAACAAGGCCAGGAAGGTTAAAGACTGGGGTGGCGTTTTGAGAGAAAGCACTTTATGTATTGAAGCTGGAGTAGATGCATCAAACCAG TTGGTTGCTTTAAAAGCTGAGGCTCTATTTAAGCTTCAAAGGGTAGAGGAAGCTTTTGAACTAGTAAATGCTGCAAGTCATTCGGAAGAAAGTAGAGTCACAAAACCTCGCAAGGGTACAGCATGCTTGCTGATCATTGAAACCAAGCTCCATTTGTATCTCGGAAG ATTTGAGAAGGGAGTTAAGTCTGCAGAAAAAGCTGTGGACATGGATTCAACCGGGAAGTCTCTAAAGTGGCTGAAGAAAGCTAGGGGTGCTGCAGAAGCCAGGAAATGTGGAAATGACTACTACAAGGATAAAAAATACTTGGAGGCATGCACAATGTTTGGCCAGGGTCTGCAGTATGTTCCTACAAACAATGTCTTACTTTGTGATCGAGCTGCTTGCAGGTCTAAGCTTGGACAGTGGAAAATGGCCATTGACGATTGCAATGCAGCTTTAAGAGAACGACCTAATTTCCACAAAGCTCTTCTATGGCGTGCTCACTCTTATGCTAGG CTTAGGAGATGGAAGGATTCTTTAAAGGACTATTCTGCCTTGAGCAAGGAGTTTCCAGGAGATGAATTTATTGCCAGCTCTCTTGATCAAGTAAAAAAGGAATTGAAGGCTCGAGCTCATGGTAGATTCTCAAGCCTTGAGCCAATAATGGAAACATATATCTATTAG
- the LOC101304104 gene encoding uncharacterized protein LOC101304104 isoform 1, producing MSCSVYNTTLDTSFNVCQDEGLESCDTSALSADIYMEDHALVPVPDDSLTLTECALAIGQEFPDVETCRRALKDVAIAMHFDLRIVKSDRSRFIAKCSKEGCPWRVHVAKCPGVPTFTIRTLQGEHTCEGVRHLHHQQASVGWVARSVEARVRDNPRYKPKEILQDIRDQHGVAVSYMQAWRGKERSMAALHGTLEEGYRLLPAYCDQIRKHNPGSIASVFTTGQDNCFQRLFVSYRASIYGFIHACRPLLELDKAHLKGKYLGTLLCAASVDADDALFPLAIAIVDVESDENWMWFMSELRKLLGVNTDNMPRLTILSERQRGIVEAVETHFPNAFHGFCLRYVSENFRDTFKNTKLVNIFWNAVYALTAVEFESKIAEMMDISQDVIPWFQHFPPQLWAVAYFEGVRYGHFTLGVTELLYNWALECHELPIVQMMEHIRHQLSSWFNERREMGMRLTSILVPSAEKRVLEAVADARCYQVLRANEVEFEIVSTERTNIVDIRTRVCSCRRWHIYGLPCAHAAAALISCGHTVALFAEPCFTVASYRDTYLQMIHPIPDKSLWNEPTEGTEGGSAKVDIMIRPPKTRRPPGRPKKKILRVENFKRPKRVVQCGRCHMLGHSQKKCTLPI from the coding sequence ATGTCGTGCAGTGTTTACAACACAACCCTGGATACAAGTTTTAATGTGTGTCAGGATGAGGGGTTAGAATCCTGTGATACTTCTGCTCTTTCTGCTGATATCTACATGGAAGATCATGCTTTAGTTCCTGTGCCCGATGATTCTCTCACCTTGACGGAATGTGCATTAGCTATTGGGCAAGAATTTCCTGATGTTGAAACTTGCCGAAGAGCATTGAAGGATGTTGCTATTGCAATGCATTTTGATCTTCGTATCGTCAAATCAGATCGAAGCCGGTTTATAGCCAAGTGCTCCAAAGAAGGCTGTCCATGGCGTGTCCATGTAGCAAAATGTCCTGGAGTTCCCACCTTTACAATAAGAACCTTGCAGGGTGAGCATACATGTGAAGGAGTCCGCCACCTTCATCATCAGCAAGCATCAGTAGGTTGGGTTGCTAGGTCCGTGGAAGCTCGAGTTCGGGATAATCCACGGTATAAACCAAAAGAGATCCTGCAAGATATCCGTGATCAGCATGGGGTTGCTGTTTCTTACATGCAAGCATGGCGTGGCAAGGAGCGTAGCATGGCAGCACTTCATGGAACTCTTGAAGAAGGGTATCGCCTTCTTCCTGCATACTGTGACCAAATAAGGAAACACAATCCAGGAAGCATTGCTTCAGTTTTTACCACTGGACAAGACAATTGCTTCCAGCGGCTCTTTGTTTCCTACCGTGCATCAATTTATGGGTTTATACATGCTTGTCGACCACTTTTAGAACTTGACAAAGCACATCTTAAGGGCAAATACCTGGGTACATTGCTCTGTGCTGCATCTGTTGATGCTGATGATGCATTATTTCCACTGGCAATAGCTATTGTTGATGTTGAAAGTGATGAGAATTGGATGTGGTTTATGTCGGAGTTACGGAAGCTTCTTGGAGTAAACACTGACAACATGCCTAGACTTACTATACTCTCTGAAAGACAAAGGGGCATTGTGGAAGCCGTGGAAACTCATTTCCCAAATGCCTTTCATGGTTTTTGTCTGCGCTATGTAAGCGAAAATTTTCGTGATACATTTAAGAACACAAAGTTGGTGAATATCTTCTGGAATGCTGTTTATGCTCTCACTGCAGTTGAATTTGAGAGCAAGATTGCAGAGATGATGGATATCTCGCAAGACGTAATACCATGGTTTCAACACTTCCCTCCTCAGCTTTGGGCTGTAGCATACTTTGAAGGTGTGCGATATGGTCATTTTACCCTCGGGGTTACAGAGCTGCTGTATAATTGGGCCCTTGAATGCCATGAGCTCCCTATTGTGCAAATGATGGAGCATATTCGTCATCAGTTGTCATCGTGGTTTAATGAGCGCAGGGAAATGGGCATGAGGTTGACATCAATTCTAGTACCTTCTGCTGAGAAGCGTGTTCTAGAGGCAGTTGCTGATGCTCGCTGCTATCAAGTGCTTCGCGCAAATGAAGTTGAATTTGAAATTGTATCTACTGAACGGACAAATATTGTGGATATAAGAACTCGAGTGTGCTCCTGTCGTCGTTGGCATATATATGGTTTACCTTGTGCACATGCTGCTGCTGCACTTATTTCCTGTGGACACACTGTCGCTTTATTTGCTGAGCCTTGCTTCACAGTAGCAAGTTACAGAGATACCTATTTACAGATGATTCATCCTATTCCAGATAAGAGCTTATGGAATGAACCCACTGAAGGGACAGAGGGTGGGAGTGCAAAAGTTGATATCATGATTCGTCCGCCCAAGACCAGGCGTCCCCCTGGCAGACCGAAAAAGAAGATCCTTCGTGTAGAGAACTTCAAGCGTCCAAAGAGAGTTGTTCAATGTGGTCGGTGCCATATGTTAGGACATTCTCAAAAGAAATGCACCTTGCCAATATGA
- the LOC101302380 gene encoding subtilisin-like protease-like, whose protein sequence is MRTNNGVPLPCIFSILACCLLTLHVNMALAERSTYIVHMDKSLMPKSFTSHHHWYSSIVDSFKTDLHTSSDPHRLTPSLLYTYDNAFHGFSAVLSTDELETLGKSPAFVSAYKDKTVTVDTTHTTTFLSLNPSTGLLPASNYGEDIIVGVIDTGIWPESDSFRDDGLTKNIPAKWKGKCEVGQEFNTSLCNNKLIGARYFNKGVRAANPGVTLSMNSARDTQGHGTHTSSTAAGNFVDGASYFGYAKGTARGVAPRSRVAMYKVLWDEGRYASDVLAGMDQAIDDGVDVISISLGFDATPLYEDPVAIASFAAMERNVVVSSSAGNEGTSGLGMLHNGIPWAVTVASGTIDRSFGGSLSLGNGLTIPGFTLFPANALIEKLPLVYNKTLSSCNDTELLYAGPSAVLICDDISDISGQMSHLVAAEVLGAIFITNDPTIIELGSVRTPSVVVSPDDAPALIKYAKREDATVSITFQQTFVGTKPAPAAAFYTSRGPSSSYPGILKPDIMAPGSLVLAAWPPNVAAGIIGGNVLLPSDFNMISGTSMACPHASGVVALLKGAHPEWSAAAIRSALVTTANPLDNTRNPIRDNGDNFNFASPLAMGAGQIDPNRALEPGLIYDATIQDYVNLLCSTNFTRKQILAITRSHEYDCSKASSDLNYPSFIALYGQHHAKKLRVQKFQRTVTNVGDGAAKYKVFVTAPNGSTVIVSPEILNFANIYEKQSYTVTIKYKGDKQKKVSFGELVWVEENGKYKVRSPIVVSPDLTFLLALHFNTSLAERSTYIVHMDKSLMPKFFTSHQHWYSSIVDSFKTETQTDSHSFSPSILYTYDNAFHGFSAVLSIDELETLKKSPGFVSAYNDKTFTLDTTHTSDFLSLNPSAGLLPASNHEEDIVIGVIDTGVWPESESFKDDGVMTKDIPARWKGTCEVGQEFNASLCNKKLIGARYFNKGIMAANPGVTLSMNSARDSEGHGTHTSSTAAGNFVNGASYFGYANGTARGVAPRSRVAMYKVIWDEGRYASDVLAGIDQAIADGVDVISLSMGFDGTPLYEDPIAIASFAAMEKNVVVSTSAGNDGPGLGWLHNGIPWVLTVAAGTIDRSFGGILTLGNALEPGLIYDATPQDYVNLLCSTNFTAKQILAITRSPAYDCFNPSSDLNYPSFIALYDRRHDTKKLKVQKFQRTVTNVGHGAATYKASVIAPQGSKVTVSPDTLFFSEKYEKQSYTLTISYKGKKKGNVSFGEIVWAVVDLKYMVRSPIVVSPLVSVS, encoded by the exons ATGAGGACTAACAATGGGGTTCCACTTCCTTGCATTTTCTCTATTCTTGCATGTTGTCTGTTAACTCTCCATGTCAACATGGCTTTGGCAGAGAGATCCACTTATATTGTCCACATGGATAAGTCTCTGATGCCCAAATCCTTCACTAGCCATCATCATTGGTACTCCTCCATTGTTGATTCCTTCAAAACTGATCTTCACACCTCGTCAGATCCCCACAGACTCACGCCATCCCTTCTGTACACCTATGATAATGCCTTTCATGGTTTCTCAGCAGTTCTGTCCACAGATGAATTGGAGACTTTAGGAAAGTCTCCAGCTTTTGTTTCGGCTTACAAGGACAAAACTGTCACAGTTGACACAACCCATACCACTACATTCCTCTCCCTCAACCCTTCCACTGGTTTGTTACCTGCTTCGAATTATGGTGAAGACATCATTGTTGGTGTCATTGATACTGGGATCTGGCCGGAGAGCGATAGCTTCAGAGATGATGGTCTGACCAAGAACATTCCAGCTAAGTGGAAAGGCAAATGTGAGGTTGGACAAGAGTTCAATACCTCTCTGTGTAACAACAAATTGATAGGAGCAAGATACTTTAACAAGGGTGTAAGGGCTGCAAATCCTGGTGTCACACTTAGCATGAACTCTGCTAGAGACACTCAAGGCCATGGGACTCATACATCATCAACAGCTGCAGGGAACTTTGTTGATGGGGCATCATATTTTGGTTATGCTAAAGGAACAGCTAGAGGTGTAGCACCGCGTTCCAGGGTTGCCATGTACAAGGTCCTTTGGGACGAGGGTAGATATGCCTCTGATGTTCTAGCAGGCATGGACCAAGCCATTGATGATGGTGTGGATGTTATCTCAATCTCCCTAGGCTTTGATGCCACGCCATTGTACGAGGATCCTGTGGCAATAGCATCCTTTGCAGCCATGGAGAGGAATGTGGTGGTCTCATCTTCAGCCGGAAATGAAGGAACATCAGGCCTTGGGATGCTGCACAATGGCATCCCTTGGGCCGTAACTGTTGCATCAGGCACCATAGACCGCTCATTTGGTGGATCATTAAGTCTTGGTAATGGTTTAACCATTCCTGGATTTACCTTGTTCCCGGCAAATGCCCTTATAGAAAAGCTTCCACTGGTTTACAACAAGACGTTATCGTCTTGCAACGACACAGAACTATTGTATGCTGGCCCCAGTGCAGTCCTCATATGTGATGACATTTCAGATATCAGTGGTCAAATGTCTCATCTTGTTGCTGCAGAGGTGCTTGGAGCTATTTTTATTACAAACGATCCTACGATTATTGAGTTAGGAAGTGTTAGAACTCCTAGTGTTGTGGTAAGTCCAGATGATGCACCAGCTCTTATCAAATATGCAAAAAGAGAAGACGCTACTGTCAGCATAACTTTCCAACAAACATTTGTTGGGACAAAGCCTGCACCAGCTGCTGCATTTTACACTTCAAGAGGTCCTTCATCAAGTTATCCGGGTATCTTGAAGCCGGACATAATGGCACCGGGGTCATTAGTTTTGGCTGCTTGGCCTCCGAATGTAGCAGCTGGCATTATTGGTGGAAATGTGCTGTTACCAAGTGACTTTAATATGATATCCGGAACATCCATGGCTTGCCCTCATGCTTCAGGCGTCGTTGCTCTATTGAAAGGTGCACACCCGGAATGGAGTGCAGCTGCCATTAGGTCTGCTTTGGTCACCACAGCAAATCCATTAGACAACACTAGGAATCCGATTCGTGACAATGGTGACAATTTCAACTTTGCTTCACCTCTAGCTATGGGAGCAGGCCAGATTGATCCTAATAGAGCACTTGAACCCGGTTTGATATATGATGCAACCATACAAGACTATGTCAACCTCTTGTGCTCCACCAACTTTACCCGGAAGCAAATCTTAGCCATTACTAGATCACATGAGTACGATTGTTCCAAGGCGTCTTCTGATCTGAACTATCCATCCTTCATCGCTTTGTATGGTCAACATCATGCAAAGAAATTAAGGGTTCAAAAGTTTCAGAGGACAGTAACAAATGTGGGAGATGGTGCCGCTAAGTACAAGGTTTTTGTAACAGCTCCAAACGGTTCTACGGTAATAGTGTCACCAGAGATATTGAACTTTGCAAATATATACGAAAAGCAAAGTTACACTGTTACTATAAAGTACAAGGGGGACAAACAGAAGAAGGTTTCTTTTGGTGAACTTGTTTGGGTTGAAGAAAATGGAAAATACAAAGTGAGGAGCCCCATTGTAGTGTCACCTGATCTT ACTTTTCTGTTAGCTCTCCATTTCAACACTTCTTTGGCAGAGAGATCCACTTATATTGTCCACATGGACAAGTCTCTGATGCCCAAGTTTTTCACTAGCCATCAACATTGGTATTCCTCCATTGTTGATTCCTTCAAAACTGAAACTCAAACAGATAGCCACAGCTTCTCACCATCCATTTTATACACCTATGACAATGCATTCCATGGTTTTTCTGCAGTTCTTTCTATAGATGAACTCGAGACCCTAAAAAAGTCCCCCGGTTTTGTTTCAGCTTACAATGACAAAACTTTCACACTTGACACAACCCATACCAGTGACTTCCTCTCCCTCAACCCTTCTGCCGGCCTTTTGCCGGCCTCGAATCATGAAGAAGACATCGTCATTGGTGTCATTGATACCGGTGTCTGGCCAGAAAGCGAGAGCTTCAAAGACGATGGAGTCATGACCAAAGACATTCCGGCTAGGTGGAAGGGAACATGTGAGGTTGGACAAGAGTTCAATGCCTCTTTGTGTAACAAAAAGTTGATTGGAGCTAGATACTTTAACAAGGGAATTATGGCTGCAAACCCCGGCGTCACACTTAGCATGAACTCTGCTAGGGACAGTGAAGGCCATGGGACTCATACATCCTCCACCGCTGCAGGGAACTTTGTCAATGGCGCATCTTATTTTGGCTACGCTAATGGAACAGCCAGAGGTGTCGCACCACGCTCAAGGGTTGCAATGTACAAGGTCATTTGGGATGAGGGGCGTTACGCGTCTGATGTTCTAGCTGGTATAGACCAAGCTATTGCTGACGGTGTGGATGTAATTTCCTTGTCCATGGGGTTTGATGGAACGCCACTCTATGAAGATCCTATAGCAATAGCATCTTTTGCAGCCATGGAGAAGAATGTGGTGGTTTCAACTTCAGCCGGAAACGATGGCCCTGGCCTTGGATGGTTGCACAATGGTATTCCTTGGGTCTTGACTGTTGCAGCTGGCACTATAGACCGCTCCTTTGGCGGAATACTAACTCTTGGGAATG CACTTGAACCAGGCTTAATATACGATGCAACCCCTCAAGACTATGTCAATCTCTTGTGCTCCACAAATTTTACCGCTAAGCAAATCTTAGCCATCACTAGATCACCTGCCTATGATTGTTTCAATCCATCTTCTGATCTGAACTATCCCTCCTTCATTGCTTTGTATGATCGTCGTCATGACACAAAGAAGCTAAAGGTCCAAAAATTTCAGAGGACAGTAACAAATGTGGGACATGGTGCAGCTACGTACAAGGCTTCGGTGATAGCTCCACAGGGTTCTAAAGTGACAGTGTCACCGGATACATTGTTCTTTTCAGAGAAATATGAGAAGCAAAGCTACACTCTTACAATAAGTTACAAGGGGAAAAAGAAAGGAAATGTGTCATTTGGTGAAATTGTTTGGGCGGTAGTAGATTTAAAGTACATGGTCAGGAGCCCCATTGTAGTGTCTCCTCTTGTTTCAGTGTCTTAA
- the LOC101304104 gene encoding uncharacterized protein LOC101304104 isoform 2 — MEDHALVPVPDDSLTLTECALAIGQEFPDVETCRRALKDVAIAMHFDLRIVKSDRSRFIAKCSKEGCPWRVHVAKCPGVPTFTIRTLQGEHTCEGVRHLHHQQASVGWVARSVEARVRDNPRYKPKEILQDIRDQHGVAVSYMQAWRGKERSMAALHGTLEEGYRLLPAYCDQIRKHNPGSIASVFTTGQDNCFQRLFVSYRASIYGFIHACRPLLELDKAHLKGKYLGTLLCAASVDADDALFPLAIAIVDVESDENWMWFMSELRKLLGVNTDNMPRLTILSERQRGIVEAVETHFPNAFHGFCLRYVSENFRDTFKNTKLVNIFWNAVYALTAVEFESKIAEMMDISQDVIPWFQHFPPQLWAVAYFEGVRYGHFTLGVTELLYNWALECHELPIVQMMEHIRHQLSSWFNERREMGMRLTSILVPSAEKRVLEAVADARCYQVLRANEVEFEIVSTERTNIVDIRTRVCSCRRWHIYGLPCAHAAAALISCGHTVALFAEPCFTVASYRDTYLQMIHPIPDKSLWNEPTEGTEGGSAKVDIMIRPPKTRRPPGRPKKKILRVENFKRPKRVVQCGRCHMLGHSQKKCTLPI; from the coding sequence ATGGAAGATCATGCTTTAGTTCCTGTGCCCGATGATTCTCTCACCTTGACGGAATGTGCATTAGCTATTGGGCAAGAATTTCCTGATGTTGAAACTTGCCGAAGAGCATTGAAGGATGTTGCTATTGCAATGCATTTTGATCTTCGTATCGTCAAATCAGATCGAAGCCGGTTTATAGCCAAGTGCTCCAAAGAAGGCTGTCCATGGCGTGTCCATGTAGCAAAATGTCCTGGAGTTCCCACCTTTACAATAAGAACCTTGCAGGGTGAGCATACATGTGAAGGAGTCCGCCACCTTCATCATCAGCAAGCATCAGTAGGTTGGGTTGCTAGGTCCGTGGAAGCTCGAGTTCGGGATAATCCACGGTATAAACCAAAAGAGATCCTGCAAGATATCCGTGATCAGCATGGGGTTGCTGTTTCTTACATGCAAGCATGGCGTGGCAAGGAGCGTAGCATGGCAGCACTTCATGGAACTCTTGAAGAAGGGTATCGCCTTCTTCCTGCATACTGTGACCAAATAAGGAAACACAATCCAGGAAGCATTGCTTCAGTTTTTACCACTGGACAAGACAATTGCTTCCAGCGGCTCTTTGTTTCCTACCGTGCATCAATTTATGGGTTTATACATGCTTGTCGACCACTTTTAGAACTTGACAAAGCACATCTTAAGGGCAAATACCTGGGTACATTGCTCTGTGCTGCATCTGTTGATGCTGATGATGCATTATTTCCACTGGCAATAGCTATTGTTGATGTTGAAAGTGATGAGAATTGGATGTGGTTTATGTCGGAGTTACGGAAGCTTCTTGGAGTAAACACTGACAACATGCCTAGACTTACTATACTCTCTGAAAGACAAAGGGGCATTGTGGAAGCCGTGGAAACTCATTTCCCAAATGCCTTTCATGGTTTTTGTCTGCGCTATGTAAGCGAAAATTTTCGTGATACATTTAAGAACACAAAGTTGGTGAATATCTTCTGGAATGCTGTTTATGCTCTCACTGCAGTTGAATTTGAGAGCAAGATTGCAGAGATGATGGATATCTCGCAAGACGTAATACCATGGTTTCAACACTTCCCTCCTCAGCTTTGGGCTGTAGCATACTTTGAAGGTGTGCGATATGGTCATTTTACCCTCGGGGTTACAGAGCTGCTGTATAATTGGGCCCTTGAATGCCATGAGCTCCCTATTGTGCAAATGATGGAGCATATTCGTCATCAGTTGTCATCGTGGTTTAATGAGCGCAGGGAAATGGGCATGAGGTTGACATCAATTCTAGTACCTTCTGCTGAGAAGCGTGTTCTAGAGGCAGTTGCTGATGCTCGCTGCTATCAAGTGCTTCGCGCAAATGAAGTTGAATTTGAAATTGTATCTACTGAACGGACAAATATTGTGGATATAAGAACTCGAGTGTGCTCCTGTCGTCGTTGGCATATATATGGTTTACCTTGTGCACATGCTGCTGCTGCACTTATTTCCTGTGGACACACTGTCGCTTTATTTGCTGAGCCTTGCTTCACAGTAGCAAGTTACAGAGATACCTATTTACAGATGATTCATCCTATTCCAGATAAGAGCTTATGGAATGAACCCACTGAAGGGACAGAGGGTGGGAGTGCAAAAGTTGATATCATGATTCGTCCGCCCAAGACCAGGCGTCCCCCTGGCAGACCGAAAAAGAAGATCCTTCGTGTAGAGAACTTCAAGCGTCCAAAGAGAGTTGTTCAATGTGGTCGGTGCCATATGTTAGGACATTCTCAAAAGAAATGCACCTTGCCAATATGA